The proteins below come from a single Phocoena sinus isolate mPhoSin1 chromosome 2, mPhoSin1.pri, whole genome shotgun sequence genomic window:
- the PPP1R13B gene encoding apoptosis-stimulating of p53 protein 1 isoform X3, with the protein MMYEHLQKWGPRREEVKFFLRHEDSPTESSEQGGHQTQEQRTQRNVINVPGEKRTENGIGNPRVELTLSELQDMAARQQQQIENQQQMLVAKEQRLHFLKQQERRQQQSISENEKLQKLKERVEAQENKLKKIRAMRGQVDYSKIMNGNLSAEIERFSAMFQEKKQEVQTAILRVDQLSQQLEDLKKGKLNGFQSYNGKLTGPAAVELKRLYQELQIRNQLNQEQNSKLQQQKELLNKRNMEVAVMDKRINELRERLYGKKIQLSRVNGTSSPQSPLSTPGRVAAVGPYIQVPSAGSYPAPGDPIKPQSLTIASSAAHGRSKSDGRSKPRVTSSWAVSDLDVGPDCGSSQRPTSPFANPNDGNWPTLKQNSSSLVKPTQIASVDWKDPNVEGPLKQGAVSSQPMPLSALGAPEKLGIEIGKVPPPIPGVGKQLPPSYGTYPSPAPVGPGSTNSLERRKEGSLPRPSAGLPSRQKPAPLPPAAGPHQPGSSQQIQQRISVPPSPTYPPAGLPAFPAGDGKPELPLTVAIRPFLADKGSRPQSPRKGPQTVNSSSIYSMYLQQATPPKKYQPAAHSTLNKSVKAVYGKPVLPSGSASPSPLPFLHGSLATSVSHPLPPSESAEKEPEQDSPAAPGDGAAVESLPRPLSPTKLTPIVHSPLRYQSDADLEALRRKLANAPRPLKKRGSITEPEGPGGPNIQKLLYQRFNTLAGGMEGTPFYQPSPSRDFLGSLADVDNGNTAANGNLGEAGPTLPTAPLPAEPAPASDANDNRLPSPEPEGPICPLNTHQTAEPAEDDNNNVAAAPPTEPPLPPSLPPAAPPPAAPTSKRTNLKKPNSERTGHGLRVRFNPLALLLDASLEGEFDLVQRIIYEVEDPSKPNDEGITPLHNAVCAGHHQIVKFLLDFGVNVNAADSDGWTPLHCAASCNSVHLCKQLVESGAAIFASTISDVETAADKCEEAEEGYSQCSQFLHGVQEKLGVMNKGVVYALWAYEAQNSDELSFHEGDALTILRRKDESETDWWWARSGDREGYVPKTLLGLYPRIKPRQRTLA; encoded by the exons ATTGGAAATCCACGTGTCGAACTTACCCTCTCAGAACTCCAAGATATGGCAGCTAGGCAACAACAGCAAATTGAAAACCAGCAGCAAATGTTGGTTGCCAAG GAACAGCGTTTACATTTTCTAAAGCAACAGGAGCGCCGTCAGCAGCAGtctatttctgaaaatgaaaagcttcagaaattgaaagaaagagtTGAAGCCCAGGAAAATAAACTGAAGAAGATCCGTGCCATGAGAGGACAAGTAGACTACAGCAAAATCATGAATGGCAATCTGT CTGCCGAAATAGAAAGGTTCAGTGCCATGTTCcaggaaaagaagcaagaagtACAGACTGCAATTTTAAGAGTTGATCAGCTCAGTCAGCAATTGGAagatttaaaaaagggaaaactgaaTGGGTTCCAGTCTTACAATGGCAAGCTGACAGGACCAGCAGCAGTGGAGCTGAAAAGACTGTACCAAGAGCTACAG ATTCGTAATCAGCTCAACCAGGAGCAGAATTCAAAGCTCCAGCAGCAGAAGGAGCTCTTGAATAAGCGCAACATGGAGGTGGCCGTGATGGACAAGCGGATCAACGAACTGCGTGAACgtctttatgggaaaaaaattcag ctgagccGTGTGAATGGCACGTCGTCGCCACAGTCACCCCTGAGCACGCCTGGCAGGGTCGCTGCGGTGGGGCCTTACATCCAGGTTCCCAGCGCCGGCAGCTATCCTGCCCCCGGAGACCCCATAAAGCCCCAGTCTCTCACTATCGCCTCAAGTGCTGCCCACGGAAGATCCAAATCCG ATGGCCGTAGCAAACCCAGAGTGACCAGCTCGTGGGCAGTGTCAGACCTCGACGTTGGGCCTGACTGTGGCTCGTCACAGCGCCCCACAAGCCCGTTTGCGAACC CCAATGATGGAAACTGGccaacattaaaacaaaattctagCTCTTTGGTGAAACCAACGCAGATCGCCAGTGTGGACTGGAAGGACCCGAACGTGGAGGGGCCTCTCAAGCAGGGGGCCGTCTCGAGCCAGCCTATGCCCTTGTCAGCCTTGGGAGCCCCGGAGAAGCTG GGCATCGAGATTGGTAAAGTGCCACCTCCCATCCCTGGTGTCGGCAAGCAGCTGCCCCCGAGCTATGGGACGTACCCAAGCCCTGCACCTGTGGGCCCAGGCTCGACAAACTccctggagaggaggaaggagggcagcTTGCCCAGGCCCAGCGCAGGCCTGCCCAGTCGGCAGAAACCTGCACCACTGCCCCCTGCGGCTGGCCCCCACCAGCCAGGGTCCTCCCAGCAGATTCAGCAGAGGATTTCTGTGCCACCAAGTCCCACGTACCCACCGGCGGGGCTGCCTGCCTTTCCAGCTGGAGACGGCAAACCTGAACTCCCACTAACTGTGGCCATTAGGCCCTTCCTGGCTGATAAAGGGTCAAGGCCACAATCCCCCAGGAAAGGACCACAGACAGTGAATTCAAGTTCCATATACTCCATGTACCTCCAGCAAGCCACGCCACCTAAGAAATACCAGCCAGCGGCGCACAGCACCTTAAATAAGTCGGTTAAAGCAG TGTACGGTAAACCCGTTCTGCCCTCCGGCTCCGCATCCCCGTCGCCGCTACCGTTCCTTCATGGGTCGCTGGCCACAAGCGTCTCGCATCCCCTGCCGCCTTCAGAAAGTGCTGAGAAGGAGCCAGAGCAGGACAGCCCTGCCGCCCCCGGAGACGGGGCCGCCGTGGAGAGCCTGCCGCGGCCGCTCAGCCCCACCAAGCTCACGCCCATTGTGCACTCGCCATTGCGCTACCAGAGCGATGCTGACCTGGAGGCCCTGCGCAGGAAGCTGGCCAACGCGCCCCGGCCCCTGAAGAAGCGCGGCTCCATCACGGAGCCAGAGGGCCCCGGCGGGCCCAACATCCAGAAGCTGCTGTATCAGCGCTTCAACACCCTGGCTGGGGGCATGGAGGGCACCCCCTTCTACCAGCCCAGCCCCTCGCGGGACTTCCTGGGCTCCTTAGCCGACGTGGACAATGGGAACACCGCTGCCAACGGGAACCTGGGCGAGGCCGGCCCCACCCTGCCCACGGCCCCGCTCCCGGCCGAGCCTGCCCCCGCCTCGGATGCCAATGATAACCGGCTCCCTTCCCCCGAACCGGAGGGGCCCATCTGTCCCCTGAACACCCACCAAACGGCTGAGCCTGCCGAGGACGACAACAACAACGTGGCCGCAGCCCCGCCCACTGAGCCACCGCTCCCCCCATCGCTTCCCCCCGCCGCGCCCCCGCCGGCGGCCCCTACG AGCAAACGGACCAACCTGAAGAAGCCCAACTCGGAGAGGACGGGGCACGGGCTGAGGGTCCGCTTCAACCCCCTGGCACTTCTCCTCGACGCCTCCCTGGAGGGGGAGTTCGACCTGGTGCAGAGGATCATCTACGAG GTGGAGGACCCCAGCAAGCCCAACGACGAGGGCATCACCCCGCTGCACAACGCCGTCTGTGCCGGGCACCACCAGATTGTGAAGTTCCTGCTGGATTTCGGGGTCAACGTGAATGCCGCCGACAGCGACGGCTG GACGCCGCTGCACTGCGCCGCTTCCTGCAACAGCGTCCACCTCTGCAAACAGCTGGTGGAGAGCGGCGCCGCCATCTTCGCCTCCACCATCAGCGACGTTGAGACTGCTGCGGACAAGTGCGAAGAGGCGGAGGAAGGCTACTCCCAGTGCTCCCAGTTCTTACACG GGGTGCAGGAGAAGTTGGGCGTGATGAACAAAGGCGTGGTGTATGCTCTGTGGGCTTACGAGGCCCAGAACAGTGACGAGCTGTCCTTCCACGAAGGGGATGCCCTCACCATCCTGAGGCGCAAGGACGAAAGCGAGACGGACTGGTGGTGGGCTCGCTCTGGGGACCGGGAGGGCTACGTGCCCAAAACCCTGCTGGGG TTGTACCCACGGATCAAACCCCGACAGCGAACACTGGCCTGA